The Mytilus trossulus isolate FHL-02 chromosome 3, PNRI_Mtr1.1.1.hap1, whole genome shotgun sequence genome contains a region encoding:
- the LOC134709535 gene encoding uncharacterized protein LOC134709535 isoform X1, with protein MSRLSILCIVFVLCFQGSSSQTPNWSRILEHTGDLSGNVGGLRTWPSGSNLGGYLHGDLTNPNIIDGGGIRGRYQTDRFHFGGDANVRQPYGRRPSYGVEAYGGADFGRDRSWNIGGRGFARGQFGSRPNDYGFGVTLTKKFGRRRRSISCLVQCSTLCGRSARCKRRCLGRTCAN; from the exons ATGTCAAGACTTTCTATTCTGTGCATTGTGTTCGTACTCTGTTTCCAAGGATCTTCGTCACAGACACCTAACT gGTCGAGAATTTTAGAGCATACTGGGGATCTTTCTGGGAATGTTGGTGGCCTGCGTACATGGCCTAGTGGATCAAACCTTGGAGGTTACCTGCACGGTGATTTAACAAATCCTAATATTATAGACG GAGGCGGAATTCGAGGCAGATACCAAACAGATCGGTTTCATTTCGGTGGAGACGCCAATGTGAGACAACCTTATGGTCGTCGACCTTCATATG gAGTAGAAGCGTATGGCGGTGCTGATTTCGGAAGAGACAGAAGCTGGAACATAGGAGGAAGAGGATTTGCACGTGGGCAGTTTGGAAGCAGACCGAATGATTATGGAT TTGGTGTCACTCTCACTAAGAAGTTTGGCAGACGACGTAGATCCATTTCATGCCTCGTACAGTGCAGTACATTATGTGGACGATCTGCAAGATGTAAGAGAAGATGTTTAGGGCGTACCTGTgcaaattaa
- the LOC134709535 gene encoding uncharacterized protein LOC134709535 isoform X2 has protein sequence MSRLSILCIVFVLCFQGSSSQTPNWSRILEHTGDLSGNVGGLRTWPSGSNLGGYLHGDLTNPNIIDGVEAYGGADFGRDRSWNIGGRGFARGQFGSRPNDYGFGVTLTKKFGRRRRSISCLVQCSTLCGRSARCKRRCLGRTCAN, from the exons ATGTCAAGACTTTCTATTCTGTGCATTGTGTTCGTACTCTGTTTCCAAGGATCTTCGTCACAGACACCTAACT gGTCGAGAATTTTAGAGCATACTGGGGATCTTTCTGGGAATGTTGGTGGCCTGCGTACATGGCCTAGTGGATCAAACCTTGGAGGTTACCTGCACGGTGATTTAACAAATCCTAATATTATAGACG gAGTAGAAGCGTATGGCGGTGCTGATTTCGGAAGAGACAGAAGCTGGAACATAGGAGGAAGAGGATTTGCACGTGGGCAGTTTGGAAGCAGACCGAATGATTATGGAT TTGGTGTCACTCTCACTAAGAAGTTTGGCAGACGACGTAGATCCATTTCATGCCTCGTACAGTGCAGTACATTATGTGGACGATCTGCAAGATGTAAGAGAAGATGTTTAGGGCGTACCTGTgcaaattaa